A genome region from Paenibacillus pabuli includes the following:
- the kduD gene encoding 2-dehydro-3-deoxy-D-gluconate 5-dehydrogenase KduD: MNPFDLSGQVALVTGTSGGLGQGMAIGLAEAGADVVLVSYSKPSETAGAIEALGRKAYIIEADLSREDELPAVFEKALAFQGKIDILVNNAGIIRRTPAADHGQQDWHDVIGLNLNTVFFLSQLAGRHMIERGSGKIINIASMLSYQGGINVPGYTASKHGVAGLTKALANEWAGKGIQINGIAPGYMETDNTTQIRADENRYRDITARIPAGRWGTPEDLKGPVVFLASAASDYLNGHVLNVDGGWMAR, from the coding sequence ATGAATCCATTTGATCTAAGCGGACAAGTTGCACTTGTAACCGGTACATCTGGTGGTTTAGGGCAGGGAATGGCCATTGGTCTGGCGGAAGCCGGAGCAGATGTGGTGCTCGTTTCCTATTCGAAACCATCCGAGACAGCAGGTGCGATCGAAGCGCTCGGGCGCAAAGCATATATCATTGAAGCGGATTTAAGTCGTGAAGACGAATTGCCGGCGGTATTTGAGAAGGCATTAGCTTTTCAAGGGAAGATTGATATTCTCGTTAACAATGCGGGTATTATTCGCCGTACACCTGCGGCTGACCACGGACAGCAGGACTGGCACGATGTCATCGGGCTTAACCTGAACACGGTATTCTTCTTGAGCCAACTGGCGGGCAGACATATGATTGAACGCGGCAGCGGCAAAATCATCAATATCGCATCCATGCTGTCCTATCAGGGCGGCATTAACGTGCCGGGTTATACGGCCAGTAAACATGGCGTTGCAGGCTTAACCAAAGCTCTCGCCAATGAGTGGGCAGGCAAAGGCATACAAATTAACGGTATTGCACCAGGTTACATGGAGACGGATAATACGACCCAAATTCGTGCGGATGAAAACCGATATCGGGATATCACAGCACGCATTCCGGCAGGGCGATGGGGAACTCCGGAAGATTTGAAAGGTCCGGTCGTGTTTCTTGCATCGGCAGCTTCGGATTATTTGAATGGTCATGTACTCAATGTAGATGGCGGCTGGATGGCTCGTTAA
- a CDS encoding sugar phosphate isomerase/epimerase family protein: MKLGILAHTFGQQPTAQLAQTVADHGFNSVQLALAKALSDVDSANGKLSPGLANEIGDQFARRGVKIAVLGCYINPIDPDAARRRADIERFKEHLRYARDFGCSMVATETGGLDTYQATHPDGYEEKAWTVLRETLEEITEEAEKWGVHAAIEPVSTHTLHTREHMTRLFEEIPSSNLGMLFDPCNLIKQPHVADQGAFLRDVMESLYQRIIVIHAKDVAFNAQGEKINPVPGAGILDYPLFFELLKTYKPHIDISLEGVTAEEAVPAAKHLREVWNGVRV, from the coding sequence ATGAAACTTGGTATTCTGGCACATACGTTTGGCCAGCAGCCTACAGCCCAGCTGGCGCAGACAGTCGCAGATCATGGATTCAATTCGGTGCAGCTGGCGCTTGCAAAAGCCCTGTCCGATGTTGACTCGGCTAACGGTAAACTCAGTCCGGGACTCGCGAATGAGATCGGGGACCAGTTTGCAAGACGTGGAGTCAAGATTGCTGTTCTGGGCTGCTATATTAATCCGATCGACCCGGATGCTGCACGCAGACGGGCAGATATTGAGCGTTTCAAGGAGCATCTGCGTTATGCCCGGGATTTTGGTTGCAGCATGGTCGCAACAGAAACCGGAGGTTTGGACACCTACCAAGCCACCCATCCAGACGGGTATGAAGAAAAGGCTTGGACGGTGCTGCGGGAAACGTTGGAGGAGATTACGGAGGAAGCGGAAAAATGGGGTGTGCATGCGGCTATTGAGCCCGTATCTACCCATACACTTCATACACGTGAACATATGACTCGTTTGTTTGAAGAGATCCCATCCTCCAATCTGGGTATGTTGTTTGATCCATGCAATCTGATTAAACAGCCCCATGTCGCTGATCAAGGCGCTTTCCTGCGTGATGTGATGGAGTCGCTATACCAGCGGATCATTGTCATTCATGCGAAGGATGTGGCCTTCAATGCACAGGGCGAGAAGATTAATCCGGTACCGGGTGCAGGCATATTGGATTACCCGCTGTTTTTTGAACTGTTAAAAACGTATAAGCCACATATCGATATCTCACTGGAGGGCGTGACTGCGGAAGAAGCGGTTCCAGCAGCCAAGCATTTGCGTGAAGTATGGAATGGTGTGCGAGTCTAG
- a CDS encoding DeoR/GlpR family DNA-binding transcription regulator: protein MNPLKRHEKIMEALLERQEVTVSDLSELLQVTGKTVREDLDKLEAMGLLVRVHGGAMLAQNDQYGILTSRGATEKHHSEKTEIAERALAYIRPHEIIALDGGSTTLEMAKRMDNQPLTVVTNDLFIIAELTKKEQVRLVVPGGARVRNMLVGDDTATFISSLNIHKAFISTTALHPEFGLSIYTGDLVPLKKAMISASQQIFGVVDHYKFGQFALRTFAHCSELDCIISDSHLDEETAALYNQLGVKVDYQS from the coding sequence ATGAATCCATTGAAAAGACACGAGAAAATTATGGAGGCTCTGCTGGAGCGCCAGGAAGTTACTGTTAGTGATCTGAGCGAACTGCTGCAGGTGACCGGCAAGACGGTTCGAGAGGATCTCGACAAGCTGGAAGCGATGGGGTTGCTTGTGCGTGTCCATGGAGGGGCCATGCTGGCTCAGAATGACCAGTATGGTATCCTCACAAGCCGCGGAGCCACAGAGAAGCATCATTCCGAGAAAACGGAGATCGCCGAGCGTGCGCTCGCTTATATACGTCCCCATGAAATCATTGCGCTGGACGGAGGGAGCACCACACTTGAAATGGCGAAGCGGATGGACAATCAGCCGCTCACTGTCGTAACCAATGACCTCTTCATTATCGCAGAGCTGACCAAAAAGGAGCAGGTCCGACTGGTTGTGCCAGGAGGGGCAAGAGTTCGTAATATGCTGGTGGGAGACGATACGGCGACTTTCATCTCCAGTCTAAATATCCACAAAGCATTTATCTCAACCACGGCACTACATCCGGAGTTCGGACTATCCATTTACACAGGTGATCTGGTTCCACTGAAAAAGGCAATGATCTCGGCCTCCCAGCAGATCTTCGGCGTGGTGGATCATTATAAATTCGGACAGTTTGCGCTGCGGACCTTTGCCCATTGTTCGGAGCTGGACTGTATTATCAGTGACAGCCATCTGGACGAAGAGACAGCAGCACTGTACAACCAACTCGGAGTCAAAGTCGATTATCAAAGCTAA